The Helicobacter sp. MIT 99-5507 genome includes a region encoding these proteins:
- a CDS encoding c-type cytochrome, translating to MSALRELKIFAFVAIVVGILYWGVEPLAHSVFHPKTAPADFKFSDLEDLPTTGNVENGKVLATTYCVACHSIQKDGYPALLTNDLAASAYGVVPPDLSNIGAIYDGKFLANLIKDPVKALKLTHKFNDTKPFPMTPTLVSDAELGDMVAYFKSLAANVQLSNKEIFEESCVRCHSVKYDKVVALTPSDTIVNYMGAKAPDLSMMIRSRGEETLNKFINDPQKTLVGTSMPRVGLTQDSQEKVIAYLEKIGDSKKDQREFVGKILIGFMIIMAILAYLWKRKIWHDLH from the coding sequence ATGAGTGCATTAAGAGAGTTAAAAATCTTTGCATTTGTAGCTATTGTAGTTGGAATCCTATATTGGGGCGTTGAGCCATTGGCACATTCCGTATTCCATCCAAAAACAGCTCCTGCTGATTTCAAATTTAGCGACTTAGAAGATCTTCCAACTACTGGAAATGTTGAAAATGGAAAAGTATTAGCAACTACTTATTGTGTAGCTTGTCATAGCATTCAAAAAGATGGATATCCTGCATTGTTAACAAATGATCTTGCAGCATCTGCATATGGCGTAGTGCCTCCTGATTTATCAAATATTGGTGCAATTTATGATGGTAAATTTTTAGCAAATTTAATAAAAGATCCTGTAAAAGCACTAAAACTTACCCATAAATTTAATGATACTAAACCATTCCCTATGACTCCAACACTAGTAAGTGATGCTGAATTAGGAGATATGGTCGCATACTTTAAATCATTAGCCGCTAATGTACAGCTAAGCAATAAAGAGATATTTGAAGAATCTTGTGTAAGATGCCATAGTGTAAAATATGACAAAGTTGTGGCACTAACACCAAGTGATACAATTGTAAATTATATGGGTGCAAAAGCTCCTGACTTATCTATGATGATAAGAAGCAGAGGTGAAGAAACTCTAAATAAATTTATAAATGATCCACAAAAAACTTTGGTAGGGACATCAATGCCTAGAGTTGGACTAACACAAGATTCTCAAGAAAAAGTTATTGCTTATCTAGAAAAGATTGGCGATAGCAAAAAAGATCAAAGAGAATTTGTAGGTAAAATTCTAATTGGCTTTATGATAATTATGGCAATTCTTGCATATTTATGGAAAAGAAAAATCTGGCACGATCTTCATTGA
- a CDS encoding tRNA (cytidine(34)-2'-O)-methyltransferase, which produces MINIVLVEPRIPQNTGNIGRLCIASNARLHLVYPLGFLLDSKGLKRAGMDYFKDVDLLKWDNLESFWQQNKIDKNHFFFTTKATKHYFDVDFDSECFLYFGREDRGLDSSILEANKDNLVKIPMFNEARSINLANSVSIAVYEVIRQNFSK; this is translated from the coding sequence TTGATAAATATAGTTTTAGTAGAACCTAGAATCCCACAAAACACAGGTAATATTGGCAGACTTTGCATTGCTAGTAATGCAAGATTGCATCTTGTTTATCCACTTGGTTTTTTACTAGATTCAAAGGGCTTAAAGCGCGCTGGTATGGATTATTTTAAAGATGTTGATTTGTTAAAATGGGATAATCTAGAATCTTTTTGGCAACAAAATAAAATAGATAAAAATCATTTCTTTTTTACAACAAAAGCGACTAAACACTATTTTGATGTAGATTTTGATAGTGAATGTTTTTTGTATTTTGGAAGAGAGGACAGGGGACTAGATTCTAGTATATTAGAAGCAAATAAAGACAATCTAGTAAAAATACCAATGTTTAATGAAGCACGAAGTATAAACCTAGCAAATAGTGTTAGTATCGCTGTGTATGAAGTGATTAGGCAAAATTTTTCTAAATAA
- a CDS encoding TolC family protein has translation MAKLFVIITSILCIVYCNEISYEDFLDKVYDNSKEIIFQNAMTKSLQNEGYAANSWESPYIEISPSFNRVAGTNKFETQAQILLMLTPQMPWVSGVIKDSYTTKVNKNIKITELQKNIIAISAKRNYLTYTIYKEQEQIYKDKEALAKDALEIAQKRFNANRISKAELLRFKNDYSNTLSLLKSHQILLKDTLDKLKILVGDDNFSGINNLFFSYIDDINIDFYVSNSIYNEILKLDALDYEQSAKVISRSRMNSMQIGAGYTIGQNSIDLKFVIPLPFTSQANYQQQALLELQSASIRQNQITSMQIKQNANSYKEQLIQQKEVIELQTQNEQNAKNLFDIMQKGFDAGVISVFEYLDTKNNYLNSRINLTQEKLNYINTLSLLEESLGIEIKTKETK, from the coding sequence ATGGCTAAATTATTTGTAATAATTACATCAATATTATGTATTGTATATTGTAATGAGATTAGTTATGAAGATTTTTTAGATAAAGTCTATGATAATTCAAAAGAAATCATATTTCAAAATGCAATGACAAAATCATTGCAAAATGAAGGATATGCTGCAAATTCATGGGAATCTCCATATATTGAAATTAGTCCTAGTTTTAATAGAGTCGCAGGAACGAATAAGTTTGAAACACAAGCACAAATATTGCTGATGCTAACGCCACAAATGCCTTGGGTAAGCGGAGTTATAAAAGATAGCTACACAACAAAAGTAAATAAAAATATAAAAATTACAGAGTTACAAAAAAATATAATAGCAATAAGTGCAAAACGAAATTACTTAACATACACAATCTATAAAGAACAAGAACAAATATATAAAGACAAAGAAGCATTAGCAAAAGACGCACTAGAAATAGCACAAAAAAGATTTAATGCAAATAGAATCTCCAAGGCAGAATTGCTTAGATTTAAGAATGATTATTCAAATACTCTATCTTTGTTAAAATCACATCAAATACTATTAAAAGATACACTAGATAAATTAAAGATTCTAGTTGGTGATGATAATTTTAGTGGAATTAATAATTTATTTTTTTCATATATAGATGATATAAATATAGATTTTTATGTAAGCAATTCTATATACAACGAAATCCTAAAATTAGATGCACTAGATTATGAACAAAGTGCAAAAGTCATAAGTAGAAGCAGAATGAATAGTATGCAAATTGGGGCAGGCTATACGATAGGGCAAAATAGCATTGACTTAAAGTTTGTCATTCCACTTCCATTTACCTCGCAAGCAAATTATCAACAACAAGCATTACTCGAATTACAAAGTGCAAGCATAAGACAAAATCAAATAACATCAATGCAAATCAAACAAAATGCAAATTCATATAAAGAGCAATTAATACAACAAAAAGAAGTTATAGAATTACAAACACAAAATGAGCAAAATGCTAAGAATCTCTTTGATATTATGCAAAAAGGTTTTGATGCAGGTGTTATTAGTGTATTTGAATATCTTGATACAAAAAATAATTATCTAAATAGCAGAATAAATCTCACGCAAGAAAAATTAAATTATATCAATACATTATCATTACTAGAAGAAAGTCTTGGAATAGAAATCAAAACAAAGGAAACAAAATGA
- a CDS encoding type II secretion system protein: protein MKRSGFSMIELVFVIVILGVLAAVAVPRFVTTRTDAQVAMARSD, encoded by the coding sequence ATGAAAAGAAGTGGTTTCTCAATGATTGAGTTGGTATTCGTTATCGTTATTTTAGGTGTGCTTGCTGCTGTTGCTGTGCCTAGATTCGTAACTACAAGGACAGATGCGCAAGTGGCAATGGCAAGAAGTGAT
- a CDS encoding sensor histidine kinase KdpD has product MIKSRLLTNKITIFFLMLTSIYFLTNITLAIIYINNEKRQDLEILLWHSINESYDYVKKYNDKTNLDFLYHIPHMTSVIEKIGGREILFFFTKERYKPKKGEIAVSKKLPNGTYFNLKSSDIAVKKHIYETAMQLILQHLIYLIIIGILGIYFIRKLLSPLNYLANQCKNYKSGNEFYTNGKNVGDEIKQIESALNMLIHRFEELRIKDKDLFATATHELKTPLAILKARVEKFQHNQEYKKDAFIDDINEDIKRLYIEIQSVLYFNIFDFDEKTDISVIQSIKDIISKVDLLLKNRELEVEIIGDDFILHTRQNLFLKMLMSIFENAIAYAQSKSTIKISLDSKIIKIQNTQGSNINLFSSKLGIKILGKLCSELNFTFDIIKDRKNYEVVIDFN; this is encoded by the coding sequence TTGATTAAATCAAGGCTACTTACAAATAAAATCACGATTTTTTTTCTAATGCTTACAAGTATATATTTTCTTACAAATATCACACTAGCAATCATATATATCAATAACGAAAAAAGACAAGATTTAGAAATACTTTTATGGCATTCTATAAATGAAAGCTATGATTATGTCAAAAAATACAATGACAAAACAAATCTAGATTTTTTATATCACATTCCGCACATGACTTCTGTGATAGAAAAAATCGGTGGAAGAGAAATATTATTTTTCTTTACAAAAGAGAGATATAAGCCAAAAAAAGGCGAGATAGCCGTATCAAAAAAACTTCCAAATGGAACATATTTCAATCTAAAAAGTAGTGATATTGCAGTAAAAAAACATATTTATGAAACAGCAATGCAATTAATCTTGCAACATTTGATATATTTAATCATCATTGGAATACTTGGAATCTATTTTATACGAAAGCTTTTATCACCGCTAAATTACCTTGCAAATCAATGCAAAAATTACAAAAGTGGAAATGAATTTTACACAAATGGAAAAAATGTAGGCGATGAAATAAAACAAATAGAATCTGCACTAAATATGCTTATTCATCGATTTGAAGAACTTCGTATTAAAGATAAAGATTTGTTTGCCACTGCTACACATGAGCTAAAAACTCCACTTGCTATCTTAAAAGCAAGGGTTGAAAAATTCCAACACAATCAAGAATACAAAAAAGATGCTTTTATTGATGATATCAATGAAGATATAAAAAGATTGTATATTGAGATTCAAAGTGTGCTTTATTTTAATATCTTTGATTTTGATGAGAAAACAGATATAAGCGTAATACAAAGTATAAAAGATATTATTTCAAAAGTTGATTTATTATTAAAAAATAGAGAATTAGAAGTCGAAATCATTGGTGATGATTTTATACTTCATACAAGACAGAATCTATTTTTAAAAATGCTTATGTCCATTTTTGAAAATGCGATTGCATATGCACAAAGCAAAAGCACGATAAAAATCTCACTAGATTCTAAAATCATAAAAATACAAAATACACAAGGAAGTAATATAAATTTATTTAGCTCAAAACTTGGCATAAAAATATTAGGCAAATTATGTAGTGAATTAAATTTTACATTTGATATCATTAAAGATAGAAAAAACTATGAAGTAGTAATTGATTTTAATTAA
- a CDS encoding DUF3240 family protein: protein MDKILCIYFRDEYKDIIIDCLLEDKFDVFYYFPCKQYNTKLLQSAKEKVTGRIDYGKIEVMINDDNKDRIINKLYAMFGKDYLKMFIYDALER, encoded by the coding sequence ATGGATAAGATTCTATGTATTTATTTTAGAGATGAGTATAAAGATATAATCATAGATTGTTTGCTTGAAGATAAATTTGATGTATTTTATTATTTTCCATGCAAACAATATAATACAAAATTATTACAAAGCGCAAAAGAAAAAGTCACAGGAAGAATTGACTATGGCAAAATAGAAGTTATGATAAATGATGACAATAAAGATAGAATAATAAATAAATTATATGCAATGTTTGGAAAAGATTATTTAAAAATGTTTATATATGATGCCTTGGAGAGATAA
- a CDS encoding efflux RND transporter permease subunit has translation MLKSIIEFCLRQRIVIIIFGIVIFIAGFYSFIKIPIDAFPDISSTQVKIILKAPGMGPTEVENRVVRPIESELLGLEGQKILRSISKYAIADITIDFEEGMDIYKVRNMVAEKLSGIMGDLPPGVSGGMAPITTPLGEMMMFVIEGNISQTEKRELLDFTIRPALRNIKGVADVNSLGGYVRAVTISPNFTKMANLGIAISDIETILSENLNNSGAGRINVAGESLIVKVQTSALDINEIEQIPIPSKDGFVKLSDFAEVNDEYITRLGFVTKDGIGEATQGLVLSLKGANTKEAIDEIKKRLEELKLPDGVSLDIFYDRSNLTQKAVNSVTKVLIEAVVLIIITLFLFLGNIRAAIAVSIILPLALLFAFIMMKIFGISANLMSLGGLVIAVGMLVDSAVVMVENIFAHLSQKESKLDRLHIIYRAAKEVSLPVFSGILIIILFFMPLLSLEGLEGKLFKPVAISIVFALFGSLLLSLSVIPVVSSFILKQTPHKDTLINKFFLELYKPLLNFALKHIKIVFASALIFLAACFSLILFIGSEFMPTLDEGDIILSIETPPSISLEQSKDLNLRVQKQLLSEVSEIKSIIARTGSDEIGLDPMGLNQSDTFIVLKPKDEWEVKTKEEIQEKIKNALVNFKGISFGFTQPIEMRTSEMLTGARGDIAIKIFGSDIDRLNELSNEVAELLGSIKGSSEIFTAINEGFTYLQITPNKTNLANLGISITEFQKFLQSSLDGIMVANIPKGFITTPVIIRMDKNIKNDIDKFKSLELVTKSGKSVPINAIADIKQIEGPVQVNRENTYRNSVVRSNVEGRDLGGYVEEIKQKINSTIKLDEGYSITYGGQFENQQRAQAKLMTIIPLSIIVIFFILFFTFKSISIALLILLNIPFAVTGGLIALFITGEYISVPSSVGFIALFGIAILNGLVMVSYFISLIKSGYSIDDAVRIGAQRRLRPVLMTAFIAGFGLLPLLLSNGVGSEIQRPLAVVILGGLATSSILTLLILPPAFKTLAKKVKLYG, from the coding sequence ATGCTAAAGAGTATTATAGAATTTTGCCTTAGACAAAGGATTGTTATTATTATTTTTGGGATTGTAATATTTATAGCTGGATTCTACTCATTTATAAAGATTCCAATAGATGCATTTCCAGATATTTCATCAACACAAGTAAAGATTATATTAAAAGCTCCAGGAATGGGACCAACAGAAGTAGAAAATAGAGTTGTCCGTCCAATTGAAAGCGAGCTTTTAGGCTTAGAGGGACAAAAGATATTAAGAAGCATATCAAAATACGCCATAGCAGATATCACTATTGATTTTGAAGAAGGCATGGATATCTACAAAGTAAGGAACATGGTCGCTGAAAAACTAAGTGGGATAATGGGTGATTTACCACCGGGAGTAAGCGGTGGAATGGCACCTATTACAACACCACTTGGTGAAATGATGATGTTTGTAATTGAAGGAAATATCTCACAAACTGAAAAAAGGGAGTTATTAGATTTTACAATAAGACCAGCTCTTAGAAATATCAAAGGTGTAGCTGATGTAAATTCACTAGGTGGATATGTGCGTGCAGTGACAATTTCACCAAATTTTACAAAAATGGCAAATCTAGGCATAGCAATAAGTGATATTGAAACGATACTTAGCGAGAATCTAAACAATTCAGGTGCAGGACGCATAAATGTAGCAGGAGAATCTCTTATTGTAAAAGTCCAAACAAGTGCACTAGATATAAATGAAATAGAGCAGATTCCAATACCATCAAAAGATGGATTTGTAAAATTGAGTGATTTTGCAGAAGTAAATGATGAGTATATAACAAGACTAGGATTTGTTACAAAAGATGGAATTGGTGAGGCTACACAAGGTTTGGTCTTGTCATTAAAAGGTGCAAATACAAAAGAAGCCATCGATGAGATAAAAAAACGATTAGAAGAATTAAAACTACCAGATGGAGTGAGCCTAGATATATTTTATGATCGATCAAATCTTACGCAAAAAGCTGTAAATAGCGTAACAAAAGTATTAATAGAAGCTGTTGTGCTAATTATTATTACATTGTTTTTATTTTTAGGAAATATAAGGGCAGCTATTGCAGTAAGTATTATCTTGCCACTTGCATTATTATTTGCATTTATTATGATGAAAATCTTTGGCATTAGTGCAAATCTTATGAGCCTTGGTGGATTGGTTATTGCAGTTGGAATGCTTGTAGATTCTGCTGTTGTTATGGTTGAAAATATATTTGCACACTTAAGCCAAAAAGAAAGCAAACTCGATAGATTACATATAATATATCGTGCTGCAAAAGAAGTTTCGCTTCCTGTATTTAGTGGAATCTTGATTATTATTTTATTTTTTATGCCACTTTTAAGTTTAGAGGGATTAGAAGGAAAACTATTTAAACCTGTTGCAATATCAATAGTATTTGCATTATTTGGCTCTCTCTTATTATCACTAAGTGTGATTCCAGTAGTAAGCTCATTTATACTAAAACAAACACCACACAAAGATACCTTAATAAATAAATTTTTCTTAGAACTATATAAGCCATTATTAAATTTTGCACTAAAACATATAAAGATAGTATTTGCATCTGCATTGATATTTTTAGCAGCTTGTTTTAGTCTTATTTTATTTATTGGTAGCGAATTTATGCCAACACTTGATGAAGGCGATATAATACTTAGCATTGAGACGCCTCCATCAATATCACTTGAACAATCAAAAGATTTAAACTTAAGAGTCCAAAAACAATTACTAAGTGAAGTAAGTGAGATAAAAAGTATTATTGCAAGGACAGGCAGCGATGAGATAGGGCTTGATCCTATGGGATTAAATCAAAGCGATACTTTTATTGTGCTAAAACCAAAAGATGAGTGGGAAGTAAAAACAAAAGAAGAAATTCAAGAAAAAATAAAAAATGCTCTAGTCAATTTTAAAGGTATTAGCTTTGGATTTACCCAACCTATTGAAATGAGGACATCTGAAATGCTAACTGGAGCGCGTGGTGATATAGCTATAAAAATATTTGGAAGTGACATTGATAGATTAAATGAACTTAGCAATGAAGTTGCTGAACTGCTTGGAAGTATAAAAGGTTCAAGTGAGATATTTACAGCGATAAATGAAGGATTCACATATTTACAAATTACGCCAAATAAAACAAATCTAGCAAATCTAGGCATTAGTATCACAGAATTTCAAAAATTTTTACAATCATCGCTTGATGGCATTATGGTTGCAAATATACCAAAAGGATTTATAACAACACCTGTAATAATTAGAATGGATAAAAACATAAAAAATGATATAGATAAATTCAAAAGTCTAGAATTGGTTACAAAAAGCGGCAAAAGTGTGCCAATTAATGCTATTGCAGATATAAAACAAATCGAAGGTCCAGTGCAAGTAAATAGAGAAAACACCTATCGCAATAGTGTAGTAAGAAGCAATGTAGAAGGTAGAGATTTAGGTGGATATGTAGAAGAAATAAAACAAAAAATAAATTCTACTATAAAGCTAGATGAAGGATATAGCATTACTTATGGCGGACAATTTGAGAATCAGCAAAGAGCACAAGCAAAGCTTATGACTATTATTCCACTTAGTATTATTGTAATATTTTTTATATTATTTTTTACATTTAAGTCCATATCTATTGCGCTTTTGATTTTATTAAATATACCATTTGCAGTAACAGGTGGACTTATAGCATTATTTATTACAGGTGAATATATTTCTGTGCCATCTTCTGTTGGATTTATCGCATTATTTGGTATTGCAATATTAAATGGACTTGTAATGGTGAGTTATTTTATTTCATTGATAAAAAGTGGATATAGTATAGATGATGCTGTAAGAATTGGCGCTCAAAGGAGATTAAGACCAGTATTGATGACTGCATTTATCGCAGGATTTGGGCTACTTCCATTATTGTTATCAAATGGAGTTGGAAGCGAGATACAAAGACCACTTGCAGTAGTAATACTTGGCGGACTTGCAACATCAAGTATTTTAACACTTTTGATATTACCACCAGCATTTAAAACTTTAGCAAAAAAGGTGAAATTATATGGATAA
- a CDS encoding response regulator transcription factor, whose amino-acid sequence MFRILIADDEEILLELLRENLQFDGFNVDAVSTKDDIIYYLDSYSYAVLVLDRKFCGIDIMSDIIKYAKNKNPNMGILVISALCSVDDKVSGLLKGADDYLEKPFDNKELKARILALGRRFQSSEFIFEDTIINLETKQITRNDKQIMLSKNENTLLFLLLSKRGYVFSKNEIIDALYLHPENILSNSIDELISRLRKKINPKIIKTIKTRGFMID is encoded by the coding sequence TTGTTTAGAATCCTAATTGCTGATGACGAAGAAATATTACTTGAATTACTTAGGGAGAATCTACAATTTGATGGATTTAATGTTGATGCAGTTAGCACTAAAGACGACATTATTTATTATTTAGATTCATATTCTTATGCTGTTTTAGTGCTTGATAGAAAATTTTGTGGCATAGATATCATGAGTGACATAATAAAATATGCAAAAAACAAAAATCCAAATATGGGTATCTTAGTCATTAGTGCATTATGTAGCGTAGATGATAAAGTAAGCGGGCTACTAAAAGGTGCTGATGATTATCTAGAAAAGCCATTTGATAATAAAGAATTAAAAGCAAGAATCTTAGCACTTGGACGCAGATTCCAATCTAGCGAATTTATATTTGAAGATACGATAATAAATTTAGAAACAAAACAAATAACAAGAAATGACAAACAAATAATGCTAAGCAAAAATGAAAATACATTGTTATTTTTACTTTTATCAAAAAGAGGATATGTTTTTAGCAAAAATGAAATCATAGATGCACTATATCTTCACCCAGAAAATATACTCTCAAATAGCATAGATGAACTAATCTCAAGACTTAGGAAAAAGATTAATCCAAAAATCATAAAAACAATTAAGACAAGGGGATTTATGATTGATTAA
- a CDS encoding efflux RND transporter periplasmic adaptor subunit, with protein MKRIIYISLFLLNFMFGYDEIILNDIQMQKLGIGITKPDFSEYYMIGPFASSLDFSNQASIKQVSPFEITISNIKKFEGDYVKKGDVICNIISDSLSNLVYEYKNTESKYQIAQNNVKKDKELFESGVISQREYQNSYLLANELELKLKDLDSIIKQIGINPNAQGFGYPVIAQISGILAVGPSKSAQKVEAFSPYIIITNDNSKMQANIKIPQNNALDIQKNAKVFIKDKNTKIEIGNINSVSIAIDTDTNTINATANINYKKLQAGSNIDTFILVDNPKDTIAITRDVVTKIGNDSIVFVKTQNGFMPTKIEIVKEINNGFLIKKDNFGLQTNLANGSIIVLKGAMSGLSFE; from the coding sequence ATGAAGAGAATTATCTATATCTCACTATTTTTGCTAAATTTTATGTTTGGTTATGATGAGATAATACTAAATGATATTCAAATGCAAAAATTAGGCATAGGTATAACAAAACCAGATTTTAGCGAATATTATATGATTGGCCCATTTGCCTCTAGTCTTGATTTTAGCAATCAAGCATCAATCAAACAAGTAAGTCCATTTGAAATAACAATTTCAAATATCAAAAAATTTGAAGGTGATTATGTAAAAAAAGGGGATGTGATTTGTAATATCATATCAGATTCTCTATCAAACCTAGTATATGAATACAAAAACACAGAATCCAAATATCAAATCGCACAAAACAATGTAAAAAAAGATAAAGAATTATTTGAAAGCGGAGTAATATCCCAAAGAGAATATCAAAACAGCTATCTACTTGCAAATGAATTAGAATTAAAGCTAAAAGATTTAGATTCTATTATCAAGCAAATCGGAATAAACCCAAATGCACAAGGTTTTGGCTATCCTGTGATAGCACAAATAAGCGGGATTCTAGCAGTTGGTCCTAGTAAAAGTGCGCAAAAAGTAGAAGCTTTTAGTCCTTATATAATCATCACAAATGATAATAGCAAAATGCAAGCAAATATAAAAATACCACAAAACAATGCTTTAGATATACAAAAAAATGCAAAAGTTTTCATCAAAGATAAAAATACAAAAATTGAAATTGGCAATATAAATTCTGTATCAATAGCAATAGATACAGATACAAATACAATCAATGCAACAGCAAATATTAATTACAAAAAATTACAAGCTGGTAGCAATATAGATACTTTTATATTGGTAGATAATCCTAAAGATACTATTGCAATAACTCGAGATGTAGTAACAAAGATTGGCAATGATAGTATTGTTTTTGTAAAAACACAAAATGGATTTATGCCAACAAAAATAGAAATAGTAAAAGAAATCAACAATGGATTCTTAATCAAAAAAGATAATTTTGGACTCCAAACAAATCTTGCAAATGGTTCTATCATCGTTCTAAAAGGTGCTATGAGCGGGCTTAGCTTTGAATAA